In Naumovozyma castellii chromosome 1, complete genome, one DNA window encodes the following:
- the NCAS0A04080 gene encoding uncharacterized protein, with protein MNNNIPDSPPSNTCSSEILVRQISFRDTTTPNTSVSSNNNSTPTPKRRKVLKKFVLVQDYPSQSEDSEWTRIDSKGKNSIWSHFLEGKKDRSILKCTNCNNVYRYNRREARYNSEPAELHLRDDCTNPPDYFHGNLKDERIIKEICKKKLDKYRDLKQYIKTQSFFDIAVGLILESRLSINWVESFTAKTLWSTMALIPTENNSKPEQIFKPNKSNMSNFIRTKSKDINYFWRSEIASSAHILNEKTFTNRKTLLVSLTKRLYALDNVTFMSLVFDHWSNHKMSNYLGVLLVTYDEEEGKQIPFLVKMDRSDSHKTIDISRQLGEIFNKFDGLRTVTVGMSTDNAANMLKVPKELSRTGLLGTRFLGHVPCLLHSANIMNSTMFDMVEEDSLGFVDSELKSKLLELAAMKYQLNSDGSRNEILKQDIFTEYLLSNNSQLSSESADIGGIFSFITGDIILKKNNQLALNIKSSSVNQLLYRELCVEFGKMNGEEPLAIKTYSKTRWLSALDVVLRLRELKPVLMELNREPSLGVFFDEEDFVLMDDLTDILSPFRSLCEMLSNDTCTLKNTLPLLISYKDKIDKIFVEKSKSSNLTHRHLPVFIRFRRKMDKYYKKYVSMDICLLSSYLNIAFVDSSVFIEQFPRENTEIKKSDHVISVVSQKLTDILIPFLNISYYPIKDSDTEDMIGISSHAGRVYNAEDYSSEGQEEKNLEFEEEFDEFSIKDDLQEQIRLELEQYRLRALSLVKEYSNEVLSKSKKRWSPFDRQVQMIVGADDIFWSRHKREFPLLSLANKLFHCIPSTSIHAERLFSLAAQIFDKRKSQLSDQMFEDLCIIRSFLLRIKLGSINITDCTLNDALRLTKELNLE; from the coding sequence atgaataataatatacctGATAGCCCACCTTCAAACACATGTAGCTCTGAGATACTCGTTCGACAAATAAGCTTTAGGGATACAACGACCCCTAACACATCTGTCAGCAGTAACAACAATTCCACGCCAACGccaaagagaagaaaagtcCTAAAAAAGTTCGTTCTAGTCCAAGATTACCCATCTCAGTCTGAAGATTCAGAATGGACACGTATCGACAGTAAAGGAAAGAATAGCATATGGTCACATTTTCTggaaggaaagaaagatcgttcaattttaaaatgtaCCAATTGTAATAATGTTTATCGTTACAATCGAAGGGAAGCCAGATATAATTCTGAACCTGCTGAACTTCATTTAAGAGATGACTGTACTAATCCTCCTGATTATTTCCATGGAAATTTAAAGGATGAAAGGATAATAAAAGAGATATGTAAGAAGAAGCTGGACAAATACCGAgatttaaaacaatatattaagACGCAGTCATTCTTTGATATAGCCGTTGGGTTAATTTTAGAATCCCGTCTTTCCATCAACTGGGTAGAGTCCTTCACGGCCAAAACTCTGTGGTCAACAATGGCGTTAATTCCAACTGAGAATAACAGTAAACCAGAACAGATTTTTAAGCCGAACAAATCTAATATGAGCAACTTTATTCGCACAAAAtccaaagatattaattatttctgGAGGAGTGAGATAGCATCTTCGGCTCacatattaaatgaaaagacCTTTACCAATAGAAAGACATTACTTGTATCGCTTACAAAGAGGTTATATGCACTCGATAATGTAACGTTCATGTCTCTTGTTTTTGATCACTGGTCCAATCACAAAATGTCTAACTATTTGGGAGTTTTACTGGTTAcatatgatgaagaggaaggaaAACAAATTCCTTTTCTAGTGAAGATGGACAGGTCTGATTCTCACAAAACAATCGATATAAGTCGGCAACTTGGcgaaatttttaataagTTTGATGGTTTGAGAACAGTAACTGTAGGTATGTCAACTGATAATGCTGCCAATATGCTAAAGGTACCGAAAGAACTCTCAAGAACTGGCCTGTTAGGGACTCGTTTTCTTGGCCATGTACCTTGTTTACTACATAGTGCTAACATTATGAATAGTACCATGTTTGATATGGTCGAAGAGGACAGTTTGGGATTTGTAGATTCTGAGcttaaatcaaaattattagagtTAGCTGcaatgaaatatcagtTGAATTCTGATGGGTCaaggaatgaaattttaaaacaagatatctttactgaatatcttctatcaaataacagccaactttcttcagaatctgCCGATATTGGTGGCATTTTTAGCTTTATAACTGGTGACATtattctgaagaaaaataatcagCTTGctcttaatattaaatcaagCAGTGTTAATCAACTACTATACCGAGAACTATGCGTTGAGtttggaaaaatgaatggagAGGAACCTTTGGCCATCAaaacatattcaaaaacaagatgGCTATCAGCGTTAGATGTTGTGCTCAGGTTACGAGAGTTGAAACCTGTCTTGATGGAGTTAAATCGGGAGCCATCCCTGGGAGTGTTTttcgatgaagaagattttgttcTAATGGACGATTTAACTGATATCTTATCTCCTTTTCGTTCTCTTTGCGAAATGCTTTCTAATGATACCTGCACGTTGAAGAACACCCTTCCTTTGCTTATTTCCTATAAGGATAAAATAGACAAAATATTCGTTGAAAAATCGAAAAGTTCCAACCTAACGCACAGACATCTCCCAGTTTTTATTCGTTTCAGAAGGAAAATGGATAAATACTATAAAAAGTATGTCAGTATGgatatttgtttattatcatcttaTCTAAACATTGCATTTGTTGATAGCTCTGTTTTTATAGAACAGTTCCCTCGTGAGAATACcgaaatcaaaaaaagtGACCATGTAATATCCGTTGTATCACAAAAACTTACTGATATTTTAATAccttttttgaatatatcttATTATCCCATTAAGGATAGCGATACAGAAGACATGATCGGTATTTCGAGCCATGCAGGAAGAGTGTATAATGCTGAAGATTATTCATCAGAaggacaagaagaaaaaaacttggaatttgaggaggaatttgatgaattcagTATTAAGGATGacttacaagaacaaatcaGATTAGAACTTGAGCAATACCGTCTACGTGCTCTATCATTGGTCAAGGAGTATTCAAACGAGGttttatccaaatctaaAAAACGCTGGTCGCCATTCGACCGCCAAGTCCAGATGATTGTGGGGGCAGATGATATATTCTGGTCAAGGCATAAAAGAGAGTTTCCACTGTTATCATTagctaataaattattccattgtATTCCATCGACATCGATTCATGCTGAGAGACTGTTCAGCTTGGCGGcacaaatatttgacaaaagaaaaagccAACTCTCAGATCAAATGTTTGAGGATCTTTGTATCATACGGTCCTTCTTACTTAGAATTAAATTGGGGTCAATCAATATCACAGATTGTACTTTAAATGATGCTTTAAGATTAACAAAGGAACTCAACTTGGaatga
- the MLH2 gene encoding mismatch repair protein MLH2 (ancestral locus Anc_2.405), with the protein MAITKISAESRWKIISSSFILGPNAVVRELIDNSIDGGAKNIYIDIDSKTVGCEYICVRDDGSGIDYEDRPQMCLNHSTSKIKTMSDLSTLTALGFRGEALFLIASLSTEKGSMEVATKTQNDKIGERWYVNKDGSIQNNKRMKSSCNVGTIVTVRKLLGGLRARYLETSSKARKNIEELKYLLNHYSLNRRSIRFYFSLVSLDKNGTVTNKQVQQSLDTKLTKIRALSSLLRLRKPIDMNFKMNENLKINDNVSLEVILPTMHIESDIVNVKKPLRFLSLNNRAMSLQLGLGHSINKLINSVYRSFKMLDPIAWYININCDGKLADINIEPEKNDVLIKDLDLLLEEIKSTLTDYVVAACGISDDRSFNKTKSGSQFNYNENHELLHSRLEEAYTDQSKDTSVTLVQASKNTSAAMEKPEGDDIFEINKHPNGSHSKARVLTDGSMVSDEGEWTRTLLDEPVINLIPEDGLDLDRSSIPPSSLTYNYQEQFFMNEDLELSKDITISNPFMITKMKSNSKKRNISGENFNSIKLTTGLKNKKDLETKESKNKSTLSQRPLNFNVGNSSFSKVHQKSEIPQNKNENIIMEPMQIFIEDESERANISRDEPQEKKAKVKISLNSQASNHNRKSGRHLSMFSEYTNSFTTSITFHGLRTAFDDVAVETAWKQRTGEPSSILKEKLKSISESIGKPYSLSKSSKGWFIYGSNDTLT; encoded by the coding sequence ATGGCCATCACGAAGATATCGGCAGAATCACGATGGAAGATTATTTCAAGCTCCTTTATTTTAGGACCGAATGCTGTTGTTAGAGAATTGATTGATAATAGCATAGACGGTGGGGCAAAAAATATCTATATTGATATCGATTCGAAGACGGTAGGCTGTGAATACATATGTGTCCGTGACGATGGATCCGGAATAGATTATGAGGATAGACCCCAGATGTGTTTGAACCATTCTACATCGAAAATTAAAACTATGAGTGATTTGTCTACTTTAACCGCCCTGGGGTTTCGAGGAGAAGCTTTGTTTTTGATTGCAAGTTTATCCACGGAGAAAGGTTCAATGGAGGTAGCAACAAAGACCCAAAATGATAAGATTGGTGAAAGATGGTATGTTAATAAGGATGGTTCCATTCAAAATAACAAGAGAATGAAATCATCGTGCAACGTGGGGACGATAGTAACCGTGAGGAAATTATTAGGCGGACTACGGGCAAGATATTTAGaaacttcttcaaaggcaaggaaaaatattgaagaattgaaatatcttttaaatcattattcGTTAAATCGCAGGTCCATtagattttatttttcattggtTTCATTGGACAAAAATGGTACCGTGACCAATAAACAAGTTCAGCAATCCTTAGATACAAAACTTACCAAGATAAGAGCTTTATCCTCTTTGCTTCGATTGAGGAAACCAATAGATATGAATTTTAAGatgaatgaaaatttaaaaattaatgataatgttaGTTTGGAAGTAATATTACCAACAATGCATATCGAGTCAGATATTGTTAACGTGAAAAAACCTTTAAGATTCCTGTCGTTGAATAATAGAGCCATGTCGCTACAATTGGGGCTTGGTCATTCGATTAACAAACTAATAAATTCCGTATATCGAAGCTTTAAAATGTTAGATCCAATTGCATGGTATATCAATATAAATTGTGATGGAAAATTGGCTGACATTAATATTGAGCCAGAAAAGAATGATGTTTTAATAAAAGATCTTGATTTACtattggaagaaataaaaTCCACATTAACCGATTACGTTGTAGCAGCATGTGGTATATCTGATGATAGATCTTTCAACAAAACGAAATCTGGATCTCAATTTAATTATAATGAGAATCATGAACTTTTACATTCCCGATTAGAAGAAGCTTATACAGATCAATCTAAAGATACCAGTGTTACACTGGTTCAAGCATCAAAAAATACTTCAGCTGCTATGGAAAAGCCAGAAGGAGACGACATCTTTGAGATAAATAAACATCCTAATGGATCTCATAGTAAAGCACGGGTACTTACCGATGGGTCCATGGTGTCAGATGAGGGTGAATGGACTCGTACCCTCCTCGATGAACCTGTCATAAACTTAATCCCTGAAGATGGCCTGGATCTAGATAGATCATCTATCCCTCCATCATCCTTGACGTATAACTATCAGGAACAATTCTTTATGAATGAAGATTTGGAGTTATCGAAGGATATTACCATTTCTAATCCATTCATGATAACCAAAATGAAGAGTAACTCTAAAAAACGAAACATATCGGGAGAGAACTTTAACTCCATAAAATTAACTACAGGCttgaaaaacaagaaagatttaGAGACGAAAgaatcaaaaaataaatctaCTTTGTCGCAACGACCACTAAATTTCAATGTGGGTAACAGTTCTTTTTCGAAGGTACACCAAAAGTCTGAAATACCACAAAATAAAAACGAAAATATCATCATGGAACCGATGCAAATTTTTATAGAGGATGAAAGCGAAAGGGCAAACATTAGTAGAGATGAACCtcaagaaaagaaagctAAGGTAAAGATTTCTCTAAATTCACAGGCTTCTAACCATAATAGAAAATCTGGGCGTCATCTGTCAATGTTCTCTGAATATACGAACAGTTTTACGACCTCAATTACTTTCCATGGACTAAGGACAGCTTTTGACGATGTAGCCGTAGAGACGGCTTGGAAACAACGAACTGGTGAGCCATCGTCTATTCTTAAGGAAAAACTAAAGTCGATTAGTGAAAGCATTGGGAAACCGTattctttatcaaaatcttcaaaggGGTGGTTCATCTATGGTTCCAATGATACATTAACATAA
- the SMF3 gene encoding putative divalent metal ion transporter SMF3 (ancestral locus Anc_2.407) — protein sequence MSKTIRVLQKFAKFIGPGVMVSVAYMDPGNYSTSVSGGAQYKYQLLFSIFISNLFAIVLQCLCVKLGTVTGYDLAENCRRNLPRKINLTLYFFAELAIIATDLAEVVGTAIALQILFGIPLTWGVILTVLDVLIILIFYRPEAQSMKRVRIFEFCVGLLVCATCFCFLLEMFKISVPNKLTLMKGFLPSKVIFEDQQALYISLGILGATVMPHSLYLGSALVKPRLQEHDRKKYGRVEDRPSLSAINYSLHYAYAELIISLFLIATFVNSAILIVAGASLFGKPEAADADLLSIYELLVRYISPAAGLIFALAMLCSGQSAGIICTMAGQIVSEGFLEWSLPPWATRLVTRLIAIVPCLFVTLTMGQRGISDILNLSQVVLSLILPIVSAPLIYFTACRKLMTVPDVYNENEDSTTNSNGTDVDETTPLNAIHKKRNADFTNSRWLTWLAVAIWATIGGLNCYLVASFIFGADVHF from the coding sequence atgtCTAAAACGATACGAGTACTGCAGAAATTTGCAAAGTTTATAGGACCCGGTGTTATGGTGTCTGTGGCATACATGGATCCAGGTAACTACTCTACGAGTGTTTCCGGTGGTGCTCAATATAAATATCAACTATTATTCTCTATTTTCATATCGAACCTTTTTGCCATAGTACTACAATGCCTCTGTGTCAAGTTAGGTACCGTTACAGGTTACGATTTGGCTGAAAACTGTCGTCGTAACCTTCCAAGGAAGATAAATTTGACGttatatttctttgctGAATTGGCTATCATTGCTACAGATCTGGCAGAAGTTGTCGGTACGGCTATTGCACTACAAATTTTATTCGGTATACCATTAACTTGGGGTGTCATCTTAACAGTTTTGGATGTCCTTATCATCCTAATCTTTTATAGACCAGAAGCACAATCCATGAAGAGAGTGAGAATTTTCGAATTCTGCGTTGGTCTATTGGTCTGTGCCACctgtttctgtttcttgCTAGAAATGTTCAAAATCTCCGTTCCAAATAAGTTAACTTTAATGAAGGGGTTCCTTCCATCAAAAGTCATTTTTGAAGACCAACAAGCATTATACATTTCATTAGGTATTCTTGGTGCCACCGTCATGCCACATTCTCTTTACCTTGGTTCTGCATTGGTGAAACCAAGATTACAAGAACATGatagaaagaaatatggtAGAGTGGAAGACCGTCCAAGTTTAAGCGCCATCAACTATTCTTTGCATTACGCTTACGCCgaattaattatttcattattccTAATCGCTACATTCGTGAACTCTGCCATCTTAATTGTCGCAGGTGcatcattatttggaaaaccTGAGGCAGCTGATGCCGATTTGCTATCTATTTATGAATTGTTGGTTAGATATATTTCTCCAGCTGCTGGTTTAATATTTGCCCTGGCAATGTTATGTTCCGGTCAATCAGCAGGTATCATATGTACAATGGCAGGTCAGATTGTATCGGAAGGTTTCCTTGAGTGGTCTTTGCCACCATGGGCAACAAGATTGGTAACAAGACTAATTGCTATTGTCCCATGTCTTTTCGTTACATTAACAATGGGTCAACGTGGTATCTCAGATATTTTAAACCTCTCACAAGTGgttctttcattaatcttACCGATCGTGTCAGCTCCATTGATTTATTTCACAGCCTGTAGAAAGTTAATGACTGTACCTGATGtttataatgaaaatgaagacaGTACCACAAATTCTAATGGTACTGATGTCGACGAAACTACACCTTTAAATGCCATTCACAAGAAGAGAAATGCCGACTTTACAAATAGTCGTTGGTTAACATGGTTGGCAGTAGCTATTTGGGCCACCATTGGGGGCCTAAACTGTTATTTAGTCGCCTCTTTCATATTTGGTGCAGATGTTCATTTCTAA
- the RSC58 gene encoding Rsc58p (ancestral locus Anc_2.408): protein MDPQTVLNDIQVILKEASIKCEVLDEKFPAKFFENNPEKIFESYFKFIKNRSNSEGVIRNEDKLALTSIAERFANGEYIAADNGFYKLYHDVKLVCTMLIHFNAQGTRMYQLVDKFYKFATELILRECYKIGITVVDTIGNDNLNMDSTPTELDKIIGKDFIKISTSYKVPISQTYHIKTKELDLFSSIITRSHLETRPQELPNSNFEINNVIAQTNLEQDSPKLGFLAANTSNIPDPTLPPTEMMSRFLHPNWYALPTTMWLKYGDYKSWAPTFNENGTVLDSKIRGIMWLKRIGYMEILEREAKKNGAVNQLKDEKNDNEDKSQSKKDESTKDLHKDTIDEASNENEKKTAEESKTDEKNVHLEIKLENLYDWKPSNYIEDDEVTSLKEGTHDKLITSVLKKIQGLRKHRVKNKITKPSQEETQLYYKAKRLLREVVMAKQTSDLPMSTCKSFPVLQATYTGSVPVIRVQQHRKRGKYNKNK, encoded by the coding sequence ATGGATCCACAAACTGTGCTAAACGATATTCAAGTAATTTTGAAGGAAGCATCCATCAAATGTGAGGTACTTGATGAGAAATTCCCAGCCAAGTTCTTCGAAAATAATCCAGAAAAGATATTTGAATCATATTTTAagtttattaaaaatagaAGTAATTCTGAAGGTGTCATTCGtaatgaagataaattgGCATTGACGAGTATTGCGGAACGATTTGCAAATGGAGAATATATTGCTGCTGACAATGGATTTTATAAACTCTATCATGACGTTAAATTGGTGTGTACTATGTTAATCCATTTTAATGCCCAAGGGACACGAATGTACCAATTGGTGGACaaattttacaaatttGCCACTGAACTGATCTTAAGGGAATGTTataaaattggaataaCGGTTGTTGATACTATAGGTAACGACAACTTAAATATGGACTCGACTCCTACAGAATTGGATAAGATAATAGGGAAGGACTttataaaaatatcaacTAGCTATAAAGTCCCTATCTCCCAAACATACCATattaaaacaaaagaattagatTTATTCTCATCTATCATTACAAGATCACATCTAGAGACCAGACCTCAAGAGCTTCCCAACagtaattttgaaattaataatgtcATAGCTCAAACAAACTTAGAACAAGATTCACCAAAGTTAGGGTTCCTAGCAGCCAATACAAGCAATATACCAGATCCAACTTTGCCTCCTACGGAAATGATGTCTAGATTCTTGCATCCAAATTGGTATGCTCTTCCTACCACAATGTGGTTAAAATATGGAGATTATAAATCATGGGCACCaacatttaatgaaaatggtaCTGTATTAGATTCAAAAATACGTGGTATTATGTGGTTGAAGAGAATAGGATATATGGAAATATTAGAAAGAGAGGCCAAGAAAAATGGTGCAGTTAATCAACTTAAGGATGAGaagaatgataatgaagataaaaGTCAATCCAAAAAAGATGAGTCTACGAAAGATTTACACAAAGATACGATTGATGAAGCTTCTAATGAGAATGAGAAGAAAACTGCAGAAGAGTCAAAGACTGATGAAAAGAACGtacatttggaaattaaattaGAAAACCTCTATGATTGGAAACCATCGAACTATATTGAAGACGATGAAGTAACCAGCCTCAAAGAAGGTACTCATGATAAATTGATTACTTCggtattgaagaaaattcaaGGACTACGAAAGCATAGAgttaaaaataaaattacaaaaCCAAGCCAGGAGGAGACGCAACTTTATTATAAAGCTAAGAGACTACTAAGGGAGGTTGTTATGGCCAAACAGACTTCAGACTTGCCAATGAGTACGTGCAAGTCTTTCCCTGTTCTCCAGGCTACATACACTGGTAGTGTCCCTGTCATAAGGGTACAACAACATCGTAAAAGAGGGAAGTAtaacaaaaacaaatag